ataagcgacgaacccgattggatttaaataatgttttcggCAAGTTTTCTTCTTTGCAGAACCCGAGGACGCACAGGAAGAATTTGGTGATTGAAATCATCCCCCCCAGTTGGAAGTCTTTCATCTCCAGCAGTTCctttctgtgtctgtgtgtgtgattgcgtctgtgtgtctgtttgtgtgctcGTGTTTCTTTGAAGATGGTTTccccggggggagggggggggcatgTAAACTGCGAAAgcaaacttttttgttttaccagaGTTCACCGTAATCacttgttccttttttccatcTCGACAGGGCGTATTCATCTTCAACATCGTGCAGTGGACACCGATCAAGTACCTCGGCTACTCGTACCCGCTGTGGGCCCACGCGTTCGGCTGGTTCACCGCCCTGTCGTCCATGCTGTGCATCCCGGGCTACATGATCTGGCTGTGGAGAAACACCCCCGGCGATCGCGCTAACGTGAGTGTCCACGCCGGAGTACACGCGCGGTCTGCAACGCGAGGAAAAAGCtctcatttatttgtttttgtgttttccgcAAACAGAAAATTCGACTGATCGTTCGAATCGAGGACAGCGTGAGCCAGCTGCGGGAGAGAATGCAGGCCGACGCCGAGAAGGGCATGGAGCTGTAAAGATGGaatcccccccctcctcccctgcTTCCCACACCCCAACGCAGTCCATCGCTGGACAAACGGGACTACACTACTGCTAAAGCCGACGAACAAATACTAATTATAATAATCATGCAGCACTCTCACTATCACAGCACCCCAAAACAGTATGGTCACATTAAGATCCCTTTACTAAAGTAAACCCATTAGTAGTAACGTTAAGTTGCGCATTGCGCGTTATTCCCTAGTGCTTCTGAGACCCTGTGCGTTGGAGTTGGACTCAACTACCACTACCGACTAGCAAGATTCGAGACAGTAACACTAACTAGTATCAAGTAAAaccagagagagacagagagagagagagagagagagagaaaagaattGACAAACCTGTcacgctcgctctctctgtcttttgTGCACTAAGGTTAGGGTTAGTGAAGGTCGTTAATATATTGTAGTACAGTTGACTCCGCACGCTTACGAACGCTTACCACTACCAACGACGGGCGTGGCTGAAGACCATTGAACAGTATAATCTCATCCACCATTGAGACAATAGACATTCCAGTGTAGGAAATTCCGAACTAAATTAATCCATACAACGCATAAACCTATCTCGATGATTTAATAGTAGCCTCTGTTATACAGCAGTATCAGCTGTTATATCTTACCCAATTACTAAGcgccacaaccacaacaaaaacacaacgacaacaaaaaataaataataaatagcaGCAAACGACACACTAAGTTTACGAAACAACATACTGTTGGTTTATTTTGTTCCTTCTGTACTTGCTATGTTACACAACTTCCTAGTCCGCGTTTTCCGGCGGATTATTTGCAGGCTTAGTCCTGTAAGTCCTGACCCTTCGTACACTAAACCTTTTAACGTGCGATTTTAACCGGATGGCACGACAAATTCACACTCCTTTATTGCACTAGCTCTCTGTCCCGTTATTGCACTTCGTTCAAGTATGTATAAGGTAAGCCGTTACTCATGGGCAAACACAAGGAAAGAGGGAGGATGGgaaatgaaacacatttttttttgtttttggttatAACAGCAACATTGCCTTTTACCCGTTTTGCATACCTACTTCGCAACGAACGAAGCAACCAATGGAGAGAGTTCAACAAAGCTCAATGGGCAAAGAGACGGGCAGTAATCCTAACATGAAGGGAGAGACGGGTGTGCTGGTTAAAGCTTCCGTTCCATACTCTGGTGCCATGCTGGTTTTCTTCACTTGATAATGGTGTGCCTACGACCTCCTCTTCCTATATGTTGACGACCACTGCTGCACCATCGGAGCTCGGGCGGTCTTTATAAATGTATCTCTGTATGTACTTAAAACCTATAGGTACTCTCAGCTGTCTTATCAATCATTTGGAATATCTTACGATGTGGCGCACTCattctttctatctctctctcacacacacacacacatacacacacactcttctcGGACATGTCAGCTCAAGCGCGCGCTAACTCTTATTATACAAACGCTACCTCTTACAGCGATCGCACAGTCGCTTCTAATATATTACAGCAAAGCGTGTTCACTCTGTCTTCAAGGCCAATAAATGCGTTTCGGTAGTGCTGCGGCACGACCGTATCCTTCCATCTCTGGTTTGGTTTTATCTTACAACAGGGAAATGTACGGAACGCCAGAGCTCGGAGGCAATTTGCCCCCAGAGCGTCACGGTTGCGACTACGCAACAACTACCAAGCTAACACACCTGGTTAGGTTGTTCGATTAGTTGGGCGATCTGCTGCCTTAAGGACTGTGATGATATCCTAAATCATGTCCAAGTACTAATCCaagcttctttttgtttttggtttcttctATATCACACACGAAGGAAATTCCTTAACGGACTAGCTGCAGTCGGGGCCGCTAAATGTTGAGCTCTTAGGCCGGTGGATGCCCATAGTGCTCCCATAGGGTTGCGATTTTATCGAACGTGCTGTAATAAAAAGTTTTATGGCATTTGGAATCGCAACGATTTGAAatccccaaaacaaaaacaaaatcttgaTAGCACATCCGATAAAATGCAAACAGTGATGTTTTTCCCCCGGTTCTAACGTACCTATTGTTTCACTGTAACTCGACAATGTGTTGACTCTAGTATGCTTTTGAGTAAAACATTGAGACTTACACTGTAAATGATCAACGAGGCAACGACATTTGGCGGCAACCAACGACTACAAATAGCCATGCTTTCCCCCCGGCCCACCACATATGCCACACGTCCGGCGGCTTTTTACTAGAGCAGCTCATTTTATTCGCAAGTGttaacacgtacacacaccaccacccctcCGCTGGCTGAAATGAAACGCATGAAATTGTTACGCAGCGACCCCCAGCGATCAATCACTCAGTCACTAATGTCTAAATGTAGAGAGTAGGCATGCTTATTCCTGCCCTACTGTGTTCACGCGGTCACCGACAGCCTCACAGTTGCATGTGCGCCATCCCTTCCATCACTGAATCGGCTGTTGCCGGTACGCTCACGTCGCCCAGCTTGAGCGACAGCACCATTTCGCAGTCCGAATGAAGCTTCTTAATCAGCTGGGCACGCGTATCGTGCGTCGGTTCCGATGCCCCTTGCGATTGGGCCTGCTTCAATAAAGACAGCGGAAACAGCCTggtttagagagagagagagtgaacaaACAAGCATATCAAAGCGACATATCACGCGTGGTGTGGCGTGGGATAGGACCACCAAACTTACGTGGCTAGGCTGCCCAGATCAATAGCCAAGCTTGCCGACAGGGACATGTCTGGGAGCAACACCGTCTTTAGGGACGCGAGAATGGTTTGCTTCTTGCTGTTAGTGGTGGCAGAAAAGAAGTGTGTTAATATAGCTTGATAAAGGATAAATGAATGCTTGAGAGGCTGCTGCTCCCTGTAGTATCTACTCACCATTCCCCGATGAACGACTGACATGCGTGCTTAAAAGTTTTATCGGACACCGTATGCAACTgtagcattaaaaaaaaacaagattgttatatgaaatttaaaaaatcaccaGGTTACCGCCGGGTTGCTGTGCTGGGCACGCGACACTAATCCTTACCCCATATTCCAAAATATCGGCCACCCGTTTCTGGGCTAAGTTGGTCTGGTCAAAGCTACGCATCacaaaaaacggaaaggaaatatTAATGTTTTGTTAATGTTAATTGCTGATGATTGAAGAGCGTGTTTTTTGTGCCACAGCCACTTCGTCTGCCGTCTGTGCAGTTGTTTGCGTTCGTGTTTGAAGCGCGCAAAGCTCGAGGTAAATGGAGCGAGAAAAGTTGCTATCAAAGTTCCTAATGTTTTCGTTCACGTTAAAGGACTCATTATTCCTCAAATTTGTAACAAAACGTTACAAAGCAAATGTAAAACGAAAGATATCTAGCACAAAATCGGAAGAAAATAGTAGAGAACCGCTTCAAAAATGGGACTTTACTGTTAAGCATATGGAATTTCATACGCTGGGCTACTGCGgtatacgtttttttttctctccatagCATTGATCTCCAAACTACGGTTCGAGAGCCTATAATGCGCCCAGCGACGAACTTGTAaagattaaaattaattaactattatttttattatttaaatcataATTCTAATGTTTGGCTTTCAAAGACGAAAATCTAGCTTAAGAAATTTAATTATGATGCAATCTGAACATAACTATTGATGAAATTCTATCCGAGAAccgcaaacaataaaaaactaaaaacaataaaaacctttttaaaaaatcaattctaCAACCTAACTTTACAATTATAAGAAACAAAAGTATAAGATAATCAAGTTATAGATTCGACTATTTGGCACAACATGATAAAAAGGGCCGAGTTACCGCACAACTCACCACAGGGCAGATTTATCTGACCAGTATAGTCTGACGCACCTGTGGTAGAAAGGTTTAAGTTACCTAAACTACCTAACAGAGGCGAAAGAGGCCCAAGAGGACCAAAACTTCTTTAAATATTAAAGCAACAATATTAGccaaaaataacatttaaatgGCCCTCTCAAACTCACTACAAACTGAAGCAAACATTCTGCAAAAAGTgaataatttcaattattttacaaTCAAAACATCGCAAAAACTTATGAAAGTGTAACGATACATTGGTTCATATAACGGACAGTGTTTCGGGCTCATGTTACGGACAAAATTCTAATTTTCACTCGAATTGCGGATAGCCTCAAAATTCCCTCAATAATCTTCAAATTCACACCCcaatacacacataaaacagtttttttttagtttttaacttcttttcttttttttctgagtGTCTGTATCCCGTTGGACTGACAGGACGACCGAGTTTAGGTGCTGGTTTGGTCCGTTGTACTCGTAGATGCATAGAACCGAAGTACTGCTACGCAAATTGACAATCTTCTCCGTAAGGCATTGGTCACCATCGATCTTCAAAAaactttgttttattgttatcACTGtctaaaacaatatttttacgCAACTAATTACAATTTTCATCGACTGTTCAGAAATCAAACCTATGAATTCTGAACAGAATGaaataagtgtttttttaatgaaaatcagAGCATAAcatgatacagggtttcccacgatttattggtcccATATCATGTTGCCgagttcccacgatttattgggcGTTTCCCAGATTTTTTTGTGATATCACTACCTACTAGGATATCCTAGGATTTCAGGGCCTACTAGGCTCAAACacctcaaacaaacaaaaatcagcTTGGCCAGGAGCTAGCTAAgaagaaattcaataaaaactaACTGAATGTCCAGAGCTTGAAgctgtccgtaatttgaaTCAAATCCCGTTTTGGCATAAACCTAAGAGCTCAATTGGATTTGGAAGTTTTTGCACAATTATGCACTACTGCTACATTGGCAAGAAGTTGTCTCCCTTTCTCTGAAGAATTGATGCCGACCGACACACTTACCCGATGAAAGTTTTAATGTCTCCCGTTAGCACTAACATCAGCTCGGCCCCCGGTGTCCGCTCATACACCTCCACCGGCACAAACATATGCTTTGTAATAGGGACAAAACCGTTGCAGGAAAAGCAGTTCGTAATCAACGTTTCAACATCAACATTGCACAGGCGAAGAAATGCTATCTGGCTGTTGCTGTGGAAAGCGGAATATAAATATTGGAAATTAGTGTGCGGTCTGAAGGGGACGGCTTGGAGCAGCCACTTACCCGAGCAAACACatcaaattgaattttgcCTGGAACAATAATTCCTTGGGTGCCTCAAATGATACATTCAGCGTTCCTTCCATCGTTTCGAGTCGCTGTAAGTTGTGCCGCagcatgtgtgtgagagaaaaaagacaTATTTACTGTAGAACATTTACAAACATGATACCACAATAGAAACCACTGCTAGCCCAACACACGTGACGCGTGTTGtgcggttttgtgttttttttctattatctCTGGGTGGTATTTTTCGTCCACGGTggtacacacatacgcacagcaaaataaaaacaaatcataaatAGCTGTTACTAATGCACATAAAATGGGGGACGTTAACCTTTTATTAATAAGGGATAGAGGGGCATATTaaaccaaattaaaaaaaaaacagacacacctTAAACTTAAATTTAGTCTTGCCTTCTGTGGTAGTACATTTAAAGAGAGTAGCTTACTATTATAACGCAATGGAAAGGGGCGAGTTGGGGTGTGCGAGAACAGGGGCCGACATTCCCGCCTCCCAACCTCGGCCATCATTGCACCGCCCTAACCCCCTAAGTACACCGCTAGCCTAGAttaaaaatgttaatgttGCACATACATTTGCGTGTTGCTCCGTGCGCTCTCAGCAGTGAGGAAACGCACCCTCCTGCCCCCGTAAAACGcgttgaacaaaaacaaacaaagaacagaagaaaaaggatAAACCATCTGTTGCCTCTGTGTAGGAGCCTGCATGTTTTtaaagtgttgttgttgttgttgtttttttttgcagttcaAACACTTGTGACGAACTTTCTGTGAAAGTGATACATTTGCGTCGTGATTTGAGATTTCACACATCATTAGTGTGGCGTAATGTCGGAagaagttcttcttcttcttcttcttcttcttcttgtttaaGGCGGAAGAAGTTCAGAATGTGTGCCACAAGTGTCAGAAAGGGGAGCAAACAAACACCCCTGTAAGATGCGATTTTTGCGGTTCTTTCTTGCCGCACGTTTCCTCCTAGCTGTTTTGggagacaaacaaaacaagtaGCAACAATATCACAGGattgactctctctctctctctctctctctctctctctctctctctctctctctctctctctctgtctctctctctctctgtctctctctctctctatctctctatctatctctctcttttttctctttctgcaTATCTTTATCTCTATTTTTCTCCGTATCCCTCTATCTCGAATAAATGCTATGGCCTCCTGAATTCTGCTGTTTCTCTACTTGTTTCCTTACTTTGTTAGCTAAATTGTTTGTCAATGTCCTGGTGCTTTATAAGGTGAGTCTCTTTATAAGGTTTTGTTACACTCTATctagctctttctctctttttcattCTGCTAAGTGGCTTAACTTATCTTggcttttattttcctttagAGTGATGTTAGCTGCTGTTAATTAGCATGTGTTCATGTCTCTCCCCCGTTGCTTTCATTTTAATACTGTTAATTTTTCTGCGagttggggggagggggggggagaatttgttttgctatcaTTTTTGTATTTGCGGCTTATACTGTTGTGGGCCGTGGTATTTGCAGTGAAAGCTGTTCTGTTTGTCCTGTATGTCCATCTTCAGGCTCtggttgctgctgcgttgTATCTTGCTCACGATTGCACAGAACCCTACAGTTAACCGCGAACGGATATACTTTACCAAATGCActgttttaaatgcatttaacGACTATATCAGTAGTAAGGCGATGAATTTTCACCATACATTGCGTTCCTGTTCCTAAATgcttatgttttgattttgttacTACTGTTGGGCCTTCAATTTCaatcgttgatttttttaaatatctttgCTAATACTGTTTGGCTAGACGTTTAGCACAATAAAATGCTTCTCAGTTCTTCGTGGACTACTTGAGGTGTGTATGATTTCAAAAGAAGCTTATagtttataaaacaataacaaagaGCAAGAGATTAAAATATGACACATAATGGtcacaaaacatcaaacaaatacAGCAACCAGTAACATCAAACATGAAACTAAGAAATGCAAAATTCAACCACTTTATAAAACTACTgtaaaaacggaaaaacaTTGTTACAAACAAGTACAAACGCGTatattaagaagaaaaaataaataaatattttaactcAGCAACTAGAACTGAAGATTTTGTGCCCGCTTTCACAAAGGCAAACTGGAAAACCATACATACAAATCCCGTGGACGATCTTGCTGTCCTGTTTGACCACACCGCCATACACCGGGCGGTTTGGCGCCGTCAATCGTTTGATCGCGCCGTATGGAACGGCGGGATGTTTTAggatgttgttgatgttgttgccgCTCGAATCGCTTCCCGCGGGACAAATGCGAATACTATTCGAACAATGCTATATTAGTGATGGTTGTGCATCCGCTTGCTGCGCCGCGCAACGAGGGGGTCTGTGAAAAtctgtctgctgctgctgggtttggtggtggtggtgttggtgatggATGATACACCGCACGCCGTCCTCGTAGTTTGTCTCGTCGTCCGTCGTGGGTGGTTGCTGGGAGTGGGGCTTCCGCTAGAGTGGACCATTTAATGGCTCATCCGCGACCGCTTGCCGGTATCACTGCCTGCCCTGCCGGCGATGATGGTGGTCGCTGCGTTTGCGGTGCGTGTTTTACTGCCGTCGCTGGCAGGTGGATGGGCAGTGCCACTGCACGAACCCCTAGAAGCGAAAGAAAGGGGCCggtaaacacatacacacggatTATTGGCCGGATGGTAAAGGGTGCGAGAGTccgcagaaaagaaaaaaaaacgggaagccAACACGTGCAATTGTTTCTGTGTTACGTTAGTTAACCACGCAGTTAGTGCTGTTAAGGCGCAGTAGTGCGCTGGAGCTATGAAGTTATGGTTTATCTACACGACACTATTGTCAACTACGTCCCTTCATGGGTTAACAGAAGCATGGTTGATGGTTAATGATGAAATGATACACCCCACGGCAAAACATTCTTTCGGACGACACATATTTACAAAACACTTTACAACacgacacactcacactttgATACTccaacacaacacattcaCCTGGCTTCTCTTCTCACCCGATCATCATAGACGCAAAAGAGTCCACGAGTTCGTTTGCCACATTTGCGTTTGAATCGCTGGCACGTTATGCTTCGTAACGCCAACGCTACGTAACGCATCATGCGAAACTGCGAAAAGTTAAACAAACTTGTCCACTCTTTAATTACAgtttcgctttctctctctctctctctctctctctctctctctctctctctctctccctctctctctctctcgctctctctctctctggggattgaacccatgatgggcatgttgttaagtcgtacgagttgacgactgtactatgaGACACATCACAGTGACATAGTCAGGACAAATTCCGAAACAAGCtatactgtgatgatcagaggtgagactcaactAGTTGGTgtgaccatcacatgcttgatgacattttgtgcaagCAACTCCTGGTCCTGGTcctggtcgcgacattttctgtcggtgatcatcacgatgatcatgggagatatgcggtgcgtgcgagtggttctAAGAAACATAaccatgttttctcgctctgttagacccgacagataatcaaaacagagaTAGCGaaaaagcatgctcattttgttgcttgagcCTACACCCCAAGTACATTCCaagtgaccaagtgagtgatcaagagttgggtgctaaacaaaatgtcaccaagcatgtgattggtggctcaactgtttgagtcttaCCTCCCATCATCTCAGTTGTATACGTGAGCTGgcttgagcttcgtttcattcatgagtgttggtgacttAAATAGTGGAATTcagcagcactgttcacagtcagaaaaagtcatgattatgcACTCGGAATCTCGTGATGctaatgacattttgcagcactgatacCAACaatatattcaaaaaaaaaaaaagaaaaagatgtGTAAACCGTGAATAGATCCAATTGAACTCCAACCCACTCATCGCTCACTCATTACCCTTGGGTTTCTCGCACATCTCTAACCTCTGGGAGATCGGAAAGCCGTGTGATGGAGGGTGCCGATAAAGCATGCGAAAAATGCAAGCGCACAACAAAACGGGAatgggagtgtgtgtggtaagGCACAGCAATACGTACGGTGGCCGGACTGCTTTGGACGGGCGGTGGTGCGGCGGTGCCCGACTGTCCGTCCCTTGCCGTGCGGTTGCCGCCGCGGCGCTACCTTCAACGTTCCCGTTGAGGCTGTGGGAGGCAATGGCACTGCTGGCACTACCGGTTCCACCGGTTCTGGCTCGGTTGCTGTCCGGCCGACCCGCTGCATTCCCTTCCGCCTGCCGCACTAGCGGCgattggtggtgatggtgatggtggtggtgctgctgctgctgctgttgctgctgctgcgccactTTAATGCTTCCACTCCTTACGCGCAAAAATGGAGCGTTTTAGGGAAGTACAAGGGATGGTTGTTagtatgagagagagagagagagatagagagagaaagagaaagaaagcgcACGCCATTTACAGCAAGCAAAGGTAAAAGGGAAGATGCGATGAAGAATGCTCACAATTTTACACCAAGCCTAAATCACTAAAGAGTcgcacaaacaaccaaaagcCAACCCGGTACATGACCACCCCCGAGAACACTAGCAAGTCGTACGGTGCAAAAAGGAAGCGTGctaaaaagggggaaagagaaaccaaataaaaatgtgttaaGCAAATGAAGAACACGTTAaatgtgaaattaaaaatgtaaatgaaaagGATACGAACGAAAACACAGCACGAGGACGgtgctaaaaaataaaataaaaataaaacaaacaaacaaaaagcgtTGAATGTTAGTTGGCGTTAAAGCGCCTTACTATAAGGCGTGATGCGTTAGGGGGTGGTGGTTGGGCGCGCCTACAACGATTTTGCGTACGAAGAAGAGGAGTGATGGGAGAAGCAGCGCGGGTTACACCGCCTCATACCTTTGCTGCAGGAAGCCAGCGGCCGTTGGCACGCGGCGCCGTCGCGCCGCTTTGATCGAGTTCAGCTGGTCACCTTGCGACGCGCTGCGCGAAACGgaggaaacaaaaagtttCGATTAGAGCGTGttaggggagggggggggggaggaaagagagagagccacTTACTCTTGCGATGCCGTGCGCTGATGGTGAGCCGCCTGTGTACCGGTGAGCGATGTCACCACGATCACTTCCGTCTGCCGACCGTGCACCGTTTGCCGGCCGGTGTTTGTTAACTTGGTGCGTCCACCGTGTGCCCTGATGCGGGAGAGGTGAggtgaaaaaaaatgatattagTAAAACCGGTGTGAGCAAAAAACAATCCTAAgctcgttaaaaaaaaactgtttcttATCAATTTTGATGCGTGACGTAACTCACGGACGAGCcacttacttttgcgagccagCACGGTGCTGCAGGTGGGGCGGGGCGGCACTGACGGCTAGCGGGGGTACGATCGCGTCCGTCGTCCGGTGACCGTGCGCGACCGCCGTCGCCTGCCGGCCGGTCGCCGCGTGCAGCGCGCCGGTGCGACTCCCCCCGTGCGCCCGGTTCGCCAACAGGTACGCGGAGGACAGCAGCTTGGTGGCGGTCACCTTCTTCGCCCGGGCAGTCTTGAAGTGAAGGGTATTATTGTTGTACTGGTTAGCAGCTGCCGCTTCCATGCGTTCGATCTGCCGCTCGCTCTCATCGCTGAGCCGCATCGTGTCTACCTGCTGTGATATGCCCCGCACGTGCTCGTGCAGCAACACCGCCTccacctcctgctcctcctcctcttcctcttcatcttcatcctcctcctcatcctcctgcACTTCCCCTACTCGTCCActtccttcttcctcttcctcttcctcctcttcctcctcctcgtcatcATCTTCCACCTGCGCAGCAGTAGcgttggtggtgctgctgttagtgatggtggtgctgtttgtCCCACTCCAGCCCTGCTGCAGGCTGTAGATGCCGTACGTGTGCCGCTCCGGCGTGTGGTGCGGGTAGTACTGGCGGAACTGGTTGCCCGCGTTCAGCAGCTCCGTCTGCTTCGTCTTCAGccacagctgctgctggccgatTACCGAGCCAGGGCGGCACACGCGCAACCAGGCGATCGCTTCCGCCGCGGTAAACCGGTAGTGCTTGATCAGG
The Anopheles arabiensis isolate DONGOLA chromosome X, AaraD3, whole genome shotgun sequence DNA segment above includes these coding regions:
- the LOC120906863 gene encoding uncharacterized protein LOC120906863, producing the protein MAVWSNRTARSSTGFRLETMEGTLNVSFEAPKELLFQAKFNLMCLLGNSQIAFLRLCNVDVETLITNCFSCNGFVPITKHMFVPVEVYERTPGAELMLVLTGDIKTFIGFDQTNLAQKRVADILEYGLHTVSDKTFKHACQSFIGECKKQTILASLKTVLLPDMSLSASLAIDLGSLATLFPLSLLKQAQSQGASEPTHDTRAQLIKKLHSDCEMVLSLKLGDVSVPATADSVMEGMAHMQL
- the LOC120906864 gene encoding sodium- and chloride-dependent GABA transporter 1-like, whose protein sequence is KANFFVLPEFTVITCSFFPSRQGVFIFNIVQWTPIKYLGYSYPLWAHAFGWFTALSSMLCIPGYMIWLWRNTPGDRANKIRLIVRIEDSVSQLRERMQADAEKGMEL